The genomic stretch tatcaatataaataaataaaaagaaataactttaaaaacttgtatttatatTCAGTTTGCAGAGGACAAGTACATATTCGAAGTAACTAAAAACTTaaattcaaaagatttttcCCCAGTTTATTATTaggtttatgaaaaattgatttaatctGAAATAGGtagaaatgtcaaataattGACAAATTAAACAGTACCTCTCATCGATTATGTTTTCATTCTTTTGTCTTGTAAACCATTTGCATCTTTCCGAAATTAATTGTGTCACATCTGTGCTCACTTTGGTTGTTGATgacataaaataaaacttcCAGAACCAGTTTTATACTTGTAATTATGTCATTTCCACAATTCTTGATTTCTAgagtttatttaaatatttcaattaaaaaaataacttttgttttgaTGCAGTGTTTTACACATATTTTACTTAATTGCTGCTAAAGCATCATCCATTGAAATAAGTAGCAATATCTAATAGTACAAAGGTTACCAAGCATACCAAAAATTCTACCCtttaatattctgaaaaaagAAGAGCTAAAATGCCATATGGAGTAAAAGCAATCAATCTAATGAATAACttcgaaagaaaaataataagattataTGGACCAAAGAAGTTGAATGATGTATAATCCTTATTGAAGGATACTGGGACActtaaaatgaattagaaattatgataaggttgaaaaaataatggGATTGAATCACTTAATTAACCAACCAAAAAGCAAATTGGATAGTCAAGTAATAATGGTCTAAACCTTTATGGAAATATGCCAATGATGGAATAATAACCATGacaaacaaaaaagtaaaatatgctaagaaattcatttgataaaacaaaaaactgattAGAACATGAACTAACTAGCCTTATGATGAGTTTTAGAGATCTTGGGTGATTAGAACGTGGGTTGACTCACCTCATGATGATCCTAAGAGCTCTTGAGTGACTACCCCCACATATAAATGTAAAACTGATTATGGAAATTGTAAATTCAATTAGTAATATTTGAACAACATGGTAGTGTACAAATGGGGGAATGGTAACCAGTatagagaaaatccaaaatgtgCAACTGATATTTATGTGACACAATTAGTTTTCCCAATTTTCTCATTGATACATCGAAATCATTGCTGCAAACCATTAATCATAAGACACAATCACGAATTCATCCAAAATTATCAGATAAAGAGGTGGAGGAATTATGTTTTGAGTTACATGGTACAGATAGAAcagaaatattaattgttcattttcttggataaaatatttgataccATTACCATTACCTTAACAATATTAGAAGTACAGTATATAAAACATTGagtaaatatttctaatatttttgattctctATTGTATACCCATGACAACCCTTTAAAATACTAATTATTGTTTTGTGTAGCAGTAATGTAGTAATTgtgaaattatgaatatatttatgttcGTGAATATAATTAGCGTCTATACTCATTGacgtatataaatatttatataacttgAATCCTTATACAAATTGTATATttagaacaaataatttttttttaataaaatctacccctttaaaaataaatgtaagcACCACTGGTAAATtcattaactaaaaaaatacaatgaCGATAGCATATTTTGTTCACTGTTGATTCATTCTTTTATggctaaaacaaaaataaattttaagataAGACTTTTGCTTTTTTCCGCTCACATATTgctaaatgtatttatatatagcAGTTTCAATCAATATATAAATGCGGGAATATGAAATGGTGATGtaattatttacataaataaagtaaatGCGCAAAtacaaattgaatgtttttttttcaaatttgaaaaaggcACTCTctttaaattttgaggttaagtacaACACTAATTCCATATAAAACAATTCAAACGCAAATAAATACTTCATTAATCCGTGACAATGACAATTATCACAATTTTCGCGTTATATTCACACACTATAAAAGCTAAATTTAAATCGCAATGAACAATATGACGCCATATTCCATACCTAACCCTGTAAAGATTCAAAACCGTTTCATCTGAtcgaaaaatttgtatttaaaacttgttttataaaatataataactttAAAGGGGTGTCTAGTCCATGTCGGCATGTTATTATTCTTCAGCTGGGTACTTACCAGTTACGTATTCGTCGTCACCAACTTGCTGCAATCGGAGTGGATAAACGGGAGATACGTAGTAGCCACGTCAAAATTTTAGGGCGGTCGTCACTGAACGAGTTCTGAACACAAGTGAACGTCACAGCAATGGCGGATAAAAACTGCTATTACAGCTCTTTTGACAGAGACGTATCGAGgagaattaatttaaaaaaattttttgacgctatcaaaattataattgttgGCATTATACAATCGTATCAATCAACTATTCATCAAATCTATTTCATATCTTTTATCAACTATAAATGAGTTTCTGGAACTGGTAATTTGAGCTTGTGATTAGAATCATCCGTGTATATAATCTTTGATTAGAACAATATCTCAATAGTTCTAGGATATTTGTTGGAATTAAATCGtcataatttcttatttactgtCTGATCTTCTGgcaaaaatttcgtttttattttaaagaaactatCTATTCAATCTTCCCTTTCGATTAACTTtctagttttataattttgggCCATAATATCTTGTCGACATTTATGTAATGttctacattttattttctcaaatcaatatttccaaaggtagatcaatttgaaaaataagatattttaaattaaaatttttcacggCCTATTTAGAGCTCGTGAAGAAAGAtcgttatacttttattttagtatGCTTTTCAAagaaaacgtttttaaaatttcaaaatacattatttagATGATTTTTGTTATTAGACCACGTATATTAGGATACCAATTTTCAAGCTAATCCTCGATCTGACACGAATATTAAAATACTATTCAATATCTGATGAATATAAGACGAgactattatttataaatgttgCTGTATTAAACAATTTAGGCCATGCCGGTACTGGTTCCCCTTTCCCCACTGGCAAAGCTGTACACAATTTTTAAGTAATCATTGTTTATAACTgaatttacatatatatttctttcGATTATAATGTGAATGTCactaaagtattttttcttaaattttctggaaattattaatgaaatatacaTCTGAAGGTCACAACACAGATTGAAAACTTCAACCATATGGCCTGACGATGATGGCCGTAAACATGCAGTAATATTAGAACGCTTACGTCATGCCAAGGTTTAATGACGTCATCGTGATTCATCATGCTAAAGTCATTCAGCAACTTATAAAGATATTTTACTGGTGGTTACAAACgtggaaaaaacaaaaaatagctGGTAAAATGCCGTgaatataatattgtatttaagTATGTGATATAGGATAAATGGTTTCTTTTCTCTTATACGATGAAATTGCAGACTTTGCATTATTAAACTTGCACTTATCCTAAAGTATAGACTGTAAAGTTAGTAGGAATAATAAAGGAAACTTTATATTATACTGATTTAGctcaataaataactttttataaatattaactgAATAATAATTCGCATATTACTAATGCTTTTAAAATAACGATTATAAGTGCTATCTATTATCTACGAAATGAGCTTATGTGTAATTTTCTACAGTTTCTGTTATGGTCAAGTAAAAAGGTGTCACCGGTGTAAAGTTTTTGTTCCTAGATTAggaatattaaattcaatttcatagtgtaattcaatttatacaactatttttcgtaaatattcaattaacaatttGCATATCGCATATGCTTTGAAAATAACGCTTTGAGCCGCCATCTAATacctataaaataaaagtatgtgTAAATTTCTAcagtctttttattttttcaacaaatgtcTCCagagtaaaattttcatttttcatgaGAAGTTCTAATTTCATGGcagtaaatcatttttaataaatatttaatgaagcGTATGTATTAATCACCAGGCGATTTTTATTGTGTTAAGATTAGTATATAAAGTTATAGTCATGAGTAATTCAAAAAGACGTTGTTTAAACAATTCAGATCATTGTTCCTGTATATTTGGAGAATATATGTTTAaagattgtgaaaaaattatatcagaGTTGGTGAAAAACACATATTTTGGGAATCTATGGATAGAAATGAGAACTCTAGGGCTCCCTACTGTGTTTTGTGAATCGTGAGTAGAATATTTAAGATTATGGAAAAGTGGCAAAAGAAGTgcattcaaattaggaataccGACTATATGGTGATAACCACGAAagcattttgaaaaatgttatctTTGTAGAGTAAACGTAAACggtttaaacacaaaaaatcgAGCAGGATCCAAGTACTAGTTGTGTTTAATGTCCAGTGCAGCATTCACCTGACTCTTCGGTGCTTAAAAATAGATCTGAACACTTGAAACAAGACATTGAAAGACCAAGCTCATCACAAAATAATGCTGATTGTCTATTTCATCGAGTTTCTTTCGACAATTCCATTGTCATCAATTAAAAGTGGACAAAAGAGCTATTAGAATGAATCACCATGTcacattttctttcaaagttcatttctattcatttcaattttttttacagcccgtttaaaatatcattgatTGTTTTAATCGCAACTGCACTACCTGGATGAGTGGCcaaaatacaaaacaatttccattttaaagGTAGTAGATTTTCTTCAACCATCGTACCTACGGTTGAGTTATTGTATTAATGCCTTTTGGGTCTTGTTTGTAACTGATCTAAATATTGTTTGTACTATGTTGTTTTTGTACCCTCTATTCGCCAGTGAGCATAATGTAActaatatttgtaaattgtTGAATTGGATGGAAAAgaaattaatctttttaaaatttattcatttcataacATAAATTAATCTCTAGTAACATTGTTAATAATCCTGGttcaaaaaaaatagaaaaaatcaagaaccatttatttccaacaaaagtattgaaaagtacacataagaaaacaaaaataatcacattaattgtaaacttaaaaaattacttcaaaacaaacaaacaatatgtttaaaacatttttaaacaaaagtctTGTAATTCAACTCGACAAGAAGTTTCCAGATTATtatcaaaatctataatttaTATGAGATGTGTgagaaaagtaataaaacacTATTACATATGGCAACGTTGTATGTACCAGCCTGTTCTCTTCTACTCTTCAAGATAAAACTCACAGCTCCAGTGCCATCAGAGGAGTTGTATTTTGTTGTACAACCAAGTTTTGGCAAACCTGTGTgacttttgaaaaattggaacaGACTTATGGGAAAAATTGCTTAACACAAGTTTTGGAAATACAATCTGTTAGGGTACAACTCTCCTATGACCTTGGGATATATGGTAGGGTGCAGCATAGAACATATTGTGTGTTTATTTATGTGTATAATTGCATATGTACAATAGAATTAGTTTAGGTGTAATATGTCGTCGATAGCTAATGGATACTGACGAGCAACCTCAGTAAATAAGGCCGACAATCGGTCGGAGTACATGTATTTTAAGGTCATAAGAGAATTGTACGTTGTACCCTAAAAGATAGAATTATTCTTAGATTAGGGTAGTTTTGTACCCACTAGACCGATGGGAACAGTGAGCTGAAGATATAATAGCATAGGATCGTgcattatgaaaaattgaaactaaaaaaagaaaaaaaaattgacaaagagGCATGAGCAtcctatataaaaatacatagaCATGCTCTGAATGACTccagaaattatatatttattggtCAAGGTCATAGGAGAGTTGTAACCCAAAAGATAGAATTATCAAAGTTTTCTATTAAATGAAACGGGTGCATTGATCTTATTGGAAGGATTGCTAAATAACAACATTCCTATGACTTTCTGCTTTTCTCGAAATTGAAACGTGTCATAAAACTACATCATTTTGGAACTCAAAAAAGCTATAACCGTCCGATTTAATGGTATACTAATTGAAGACTACCCGATTTACAGTTACTCAAGAGGACTACCATGAGCATTGTTTAAAAGTAATAGAAACTTgggtaaataaaaaatcttttctaACACGTCTCGTATGTATAAAAATTCTATCGTTAAGATAAAAATCTACAATTctgctttaaaaaaataaaacatagtacctcaattgaacaaataattatttaaaatagaaatactggaaaataaaacagagttttttaaaataactattgTCAGTACAGTtctaagatataaataaatcaaataatacaaaaaaattaattaatatctgattattacaaatattttcaaatattaaactTACATATACAATGAATTATTctgacaaaatcaaaatatgaaaacgaGGCTTTTAGAATATATACTAAGAGTtgatatttcttaaaattatgataccttctaaaaaaactcaatagTCATAAATTACATATTAAGCTCAAAGAAACATGAGAATGCTTATATGCTCAAAACAGCACTTTTGTAAAGATTTGTCATTGTGGTccagaaatatgaaatatgagaACGAGGTGTTGAGGTTGATGCTTGATCGATCCTGTCTCACCCCGTTTCTCCAGATGCGCTAACGTTTAAGGTACGTTATATATACCAGTTCTTGGAGTCTGCAATCTGAAAGCCCCTTTGAGACTCCTCCATCCTGATTTTTACTGTTTACCCTTTTTCTAACCCAAAATGGCCTTTCACTTTCTCATGATTAAAAGGTGGGTACTAAAACTATTTCATTTCCATTTGGCAACTGCATTCTGTATTTTGAAGTAACTCAGAATTTTGTTTAAAGATTCTATTTAATACATTTGCAGAACATATCATACAATGAAGAAACTGTAGTGCAATCCACAGCTTATGGATAAATATATCTTGAATGGGGAAAATAGGATACagatttagttttataatatttcacaGTACTAATTTAGAAAAACCTCTAAACGTCCTTATTATTACCAACAATTAAAATATCATAATGGAGAAATTGTATgagaaattatataattaaatcatGAGTAATTAATTTATAGCATAATTGATATACTTTTGAAGTTATCTCtgttaatcaaaaatatagaaacaaaaaaaatccaattaatTTGTATGTTTACCTTTTCTTAATAACCTACCTCTACCTCCCCCACCAAGTTTAGGAAAATCGtcaatattattagaaaacgaTTTAGTACCTCTTCCACGTCCAATAGCAAAATCTAGATTCAAGTCAACTGAACTTGTGTCATCGGACTCTCTAAAAGTAAAATTCGCTGGTTTTCCCTTAGAGCTCATCGCTCCAGCATAACTTCTACCTGAATATTGGTCTGAAGATTCCCCAGAAGAGAAATGTGGTTGTGAGTTCGTGACTACTGTCTTTTTTTTAAGCCCCAAATTGGGGAATTCACTGTCACATGTTAAATTAGACGAATCTGATACAATAGATTGATTATCCCATTCCGATTTACTAGAAAATGATATAACAGTATCAGAATCATCGTCACGGATGGATGTctttaattttgatgatttacTAGACCTAGAAACTAAGCTAGAAATAGAACTAGACCTTGTACCAGTAAAAGGAGTCAATGCTTGATCTGGTATATGAGCACCAGGAACTAATATAATACGTAGATCACCACAACAGTTATCACAAATTATATATGCATATCTAATTGTTATTGAACGACTACAGTATATGAAATTATCAGTTACTGAATGATATTCACAGCAAATACCAGCCGTGTAGGCATAGACATCTTTTTCTATTTCCCTTGCACTGTAAGTATCAGAAGGATATATCGTTTCATTGGCTACAGTATTCCTTAGAATTCTAAACATGTATTGTAAATTATATACTTTGAAAAGAGGTCTATCTTCGCCAAAATCATAACACCAATTATCTAAGATACTCTGTacca from Diorhabda sublineata isolate icDioSubl1.1 chromosome 5, icDioSubl1.1, whole genome shotgun sequence encodes the following:
- the LOC130444490 gene encoding protein maelstrom homolog translates to MPRNQPAKNAFYYFMLEFRDRHGRSFKNMKEVADAAGPHWKNLSKEQRKPYEQQASISKQNKISKLTSDGQAVDELERQEYLEHLKTQEMKDYINDTMRLASDNGRIQDEFFFIIHINTFCYCANINRYIPGEIAITCFSLEDGVQTQNVFHRIIKPGIMPLGYASEAKLISEQTHQLPLPSSADELNIEEVFTEMKLFLSNKLCGSKRYPPLYVDEKMMKMVQSILDNWCYDFGEDRPLFKVYNLQYMFRILRNTVANETIYPSDTYSAREIEKDVYAYTAGICCEYHSVTDNFIYCSRSITIRYAYIICDNCCGDLRIILVPGAHIPDQALTPFTGTRSSSISSLVSRSSKSSKLKTSIRDDDSDTVISFSSKSEWDNQSIVSDSSNLTCDSEFPNLGLKKKTVVTNSQPHFSSGESSDQYSGRSYAGAMSSKGKPANFTFRESDDTSSVDLNLDFAIGRGRGTKSFSNNIDDFPKLGGGGRGRLLRKGKHTN